A genomic stretch from uncultured Pseudodesulfovibrio sp. includes:
- the nifH gene encoding nitrogenase iron protein — translation MRKVAIYGKGGIGKSTTTQNTVAGLAMMGRKVMVVGCDPKADSTRLLLGGLAQKSVLDTLREEGEDVELEDIRKPGFGDTWCVESGGPEPGVGCAGRGIITSINMLENLGAYEESEGLDYAFYDVLGDVVCGGFAMPIRDGKAEEIYIVCSGEMMAMYAANNICKGIMKYAQSGSVRLGGLICNSRNVDNEKEMIEELAKKLGTQMIYFVPRDNDVQRAEINRKTVIEWNDEVPQADVYRGLATAIDENEMFVIPTPLEIEELEQLLLEYGLLEAA, via the coding sequence ATGAGAAAGGTAGCAATTTACGGAAAAGGCGGCATCGGCAAATCCACAACCACACAGAACACGGTCGCCGGTTTGGCCATGATGGGACGTAAAGTCATGGTTGTCGGCTGTGATCCCAAGGCGGACTCCACTCGGCTGCTGCTTGGTGGTCTGGCGCAGAAGTCTGTTCTCGATACCCTTCGTGAAGAAGGCGAGGACGTGGAACTCGAAGATATCCGCAAGCCTGGATTCGGCGATACCTGGTGTGTTGAATCCGGTGGCCCGGAACCCGGTGTCGGTTGCGCTGGTCGCGGTATCATCACCTCCATCAACATGCTGGAAAATCTCGGTGCCTACGAAGAGTCCGAAGGGCTTGATTACGCATTTTACGATGTCCTGGGTGACGTTGTCTGCGGCGGGTTCGCCATGCCGATTCGTGACGGCAAGGCCGAGGAAATCTACATCGTCTGCTCCGGTGAGATGATGGCCATGTATGCCGCCAACAATATCTGCAAAGGCATCATGAAGTACGCCCAGTCCGGAAGCGTCCGTCTCGGTGGCCTTATCTGCAACTCCCGTAACGTGGATAACGAGAAAGAGATGATCGAAGAGCTGGCTAAAAAGCTCGGTACCCAGATGATTTATTTCGTCCCCCGCGACAATGACGTTCAGCGCGCGGAAATCAACCGCAAAACTGTCATCGAGTGGAACGATGAGGTTCCCCAGGCAGATGTCTACAGAGGGCTTGCCACAGCCATTGACGAAAATGAAATGTTTGTCATTCCGACTCCGCTTGAGATCGAAGAACTTGAGCAGCTCCTGTTGGAGTATGGCCTCCTTGAAGCTGCATAA